In Sphingomonas sp. JUb134, the sequence CTTGTCGGGTTCGGCGACATCGAGCGTGGAGACGAGCGTGCCACCGTCGCGCAGCACGGCAAAGGACCGGGTCTGCGTCTCGCCGCCGACCAGGTCGAGCACGAGGTCGATGTCGGTCGCGACGTCCTCGAACCGCTGGTTCTTGTAGTCGATCGCCGTATCCGCGCCGATCGAGCGGACATAGTCGAGATCGCCCGTCCCCGCGGTCACGAACACCGTCGCGCCCTTTGCCTTTGCGAACTGGACGGCGAGGTGTCCCACGCCACCGGCACCGCCATGGATCAGCACGCGTTGCCCCGCCTGCAAGCCGCCGTGGTCGAACAGCCCCTGCCACGCCGTCATGCCCGCCAGCGGCACCGCGGCCGCATGCACGAGATCGATCGAGGCTGGCGCGGCGGCAAGCTCCAGCGCCTTCACCACCACATATTCGCTCTGCCCGCCGCGATCGAATCCGATGAAGGCGAACACGGGGTCGCCCTTGCGGAGCATATAGTGCGCACGCGTGCCGACCGCCTCGATCGTCCCGGCAAGGTCGCGGCCCAGGATGGCGGGCAGCGCGTCCTCGCCGACCGGCGGGAACTCGCCCTCGCGCGTCTTGTAGTCGACAGGATTCAGGCTGGCGGCGGCGACCCGGACCAGCACCTCGTCATCCTTGGCCTGGGGGATCGGGACCGGTTCGACCCGCAGCACCTCCGGCCCACCAAATGCGTGCACCCGTACCGATTTGCTCTCGTGCATCTGTGCCTCCTGAAACTTGGGCAGGCCCTTCTCGTGGGCCGATCGTCACTCGCCGAACGGATAGGTCTCGG encodes:
- a CDS encoding NADP-dependent oxidoreductase, with the translated sequence MHESKSVRVHAFGGPEVLRVEPVPIPQAKDDEVLVRVAAASLNPVDYKTREGEFPPVGEDALPAILGRDLAGTIEAVGTRAHYMLRKGDPVFAFIGFDRGGQSEYVVVKALELAAAPASIDLVHAAAVPLAGMTAWQGLFDHGGLQAGQRVLIHGGAGGVGHLAVQFAKAKGATVFVTAGTGDLDYVRSIGADTAIDYKNQRFEDVATDIDLVLDLVGGETQTRSFAVLRDGGTLVSTLDVAEPDKGRDRNIRVPERWLAQVNTKQLGEIAALIDAGKVKVEVAAVFPVEDAPSAYERLEKGHVRGKIVLTF